From the genome of Maribacter algicola, one region includes:
- a CDS encoding VCBS repeat-containing protein, with protein MKKIICLSLLIGLAYTSCQKKEEKLFTQISVESSGVDFNNRIIETDSFNILTSEYIFNGGGVAIGDFNNDDKPDIFFSGNQVSNKLYINEGNFKFKDISKQANIEAGDKWSTGIALVDINNDNYLDIYVCAAMLQSENEKANMLFVNQGSNKEGIPTFKEMAKEYGIADSSNSMGATFFDYDKDGDLDLYVLNNVDIHVLPSNYREKITDGSALSTDHLYRNNGNGTFTDVSLEAGITIEGYGLGLAIADINYDTWPDIYVSNDYLTNDLMYINNQDGTFTNRISEFVKHQSKFSMGNDISDFNNDGYLDIITLDMLGETNQRLKTTIASNNYNNYVLNDRYNYEYQYSRNMLQKGNGNGVPFSEIGLMSGVSKTDWSWSPLFADMNNDGHKDLLITNGFPRDITDLDFGDFNFNVSRYLGPGKILDSIPTIKIPNYVYVNNGTGQFEDKGEDWGLNIPSFSNGAAFADLDNDGDLDYVVNNINDPAFIFRNNLNTNNAYLRLNLKNSNTFGIGAKVVVRFADGTFQYHENYLYRGYMSSLEGIVHFGLGERTEIKSVEVLWPNGDYQKLDNVLPNQTLVLNQHDASSIKLGALEFPFTPKPEKKVYAEVSTEKGIDYEHKEMDAVDFNIQRILPHKLTQNGPCLASGDLNGDGMDDFIVGSSARYSPVLFFQDREGNFSKRELFTEEGDKKYEEEAISLFDLDNDGDLDIYFVSGSNEFTPDDSYYLDRLLINDGNGNFTPAPNKLPEIKKSGSVVAANDFNHDGFVDLFVGGRTPFAKYPIAEKSFLLKNENGTLVDVTDSMAPELREIGMVTDATWADIDGDGLNDLVVVGEFMPITVFKNNNGNLTKLEGTGIENLYGFWESIIANDFDKDGDLDFIVGNLGANNFHQPSPERPTKLVSKDFDNNGTVDPVMFGYLKYSFDNPEFRAFPLKFWGDLNGQSPLFRSKYNTYKSFAKADINTLFTEEEMEGALVLTGNYDRSIYLENLGNGTFNYKELPWETQVAPINSIAITDYNNDGHDDVLLVGNDYGNEVFIGKYDASNGFLLEGDGKGNFSVVDIQKSGFVTQGDTKDITIVNNANGGNPFIVVSQNRGPLRVFLKNE; from the coding sequence ATGAAAAAAATAATTTGTCTATCATTACTTATTGGCCTTGCCTATACTTCATGTCAAAAAAAAGAAGAAAAACTCTTTACCCAAATATCAGTTGAAAGTTCTGGCGTAGACTTTAACAATAGGATTATAGAAACGGACAGCTTTAATATTCTCACTAGCGAATATATCTTTAACGGTGGTGGGGTGGCCATCGGCGATTTCAACAATGATGATAAACCGGACATTTTCTTCTCTGGAAATCAAGTTTCAAATAAACTTTACATAAACGAGGGAAACTTTAAATTCAAGGATATTTCTAAACAAGCAAATATTGAGGCGGGTGACAAATGGAGTACGGGAATCGCCCTTGTGGATATAAATAATGACAATTACCTTGATATTTATGTATGTGCGGCCATGTTGCAATCCGAAAATGAAAAGGCCAATATGTTATTCGTAAATCAAGGGTCCAACAAGGAAGGAATTCCCACTTTCAAGGAAATGGCCAAAGAATACGGTATCGCCGATAGTAGTAACAGTATGGGAGCCACCTTCTTCGATTATGATAAGGATGGCGATTTAGATCTATATGTTCTAAACAACGTGGATATTCATGTACTTCCTTCCAATTATAGAGAAAAGATAACGGACGGTTCTGCGTTGAGTACTGACCATCTATATCGCAATAACGGGAATGGCACCTTTACCGATGTTTCCCTTGAAGCCGGTATCACTATTGAAGGGTACGGACTAGGATTGGCCATAGCGGATATCAATTATGACACTTGGCCAGATATCTATGTTAGCAATGACTATCTCACCAATGACTTGATGTATATCAATAATCAGGACGGCACTTTTACAAATAGAATATCGGAGTTTGTGAAGCACCAAAGTAAATTTTCCATGGGAAATGATATATCCGATTTTAACAATGACGGTTATTTGGATATCATCACCTTGGATATGTTGGGCGAAACCAACCAGAGGTTGAAAACGACCATTGCCAGTAATAATTATAACAATTATGTCCTTAATGATAGATATAACTACGAATATCAGTACTCAAGGAATATGTTACAAAAAGGGAATGGGAATGGTGTGCCTTTTAGTGAGATTGGATTAATGTCCGGAGTTTCAAAAACGGATTGGAGCTGGTCCCCACTCTTTGCGGATATGAACAATGACGGTCATAAAGATTTGTTGATAACCAATGGATTTCCAAGGGATATAACTGATCTGGATTTTGGTGATTTTAATTTCAATGTTAGTAGGTATTTGGGTCCAGGTAAAATATTGGACTCCATACCTACCATTAAAATTCCCAATTATGTATATGTTAATAACGGAACCGGACAATTCGAGGATAAAGGAGAGGATTGGGGCCTAAACATTCCTTCCTTTTCCAACGGTGCTGCATTTGCCGATTTGGATAATGACGGCGATTTGGACTATGTGGTTAATAACATCAACGACCCGGCTTTCATCTTTAGAAATAACTTAAATACAAATAATGCTTATTTAAGACTTAATCTTAAGAACTCAAATACCTTTGGAATTGGAGCCAAAGTGGTGGTTAGGTTTGCCGACGGTACGTTTCAATATCATGAAAATTACTTGTACAGGGGCTATATGTCTTCATTGGAAGGCATCGTTCATTTTGGACTTGGAGAAAGAACCGAAATTAAATCGGTCGAGGTGTTATGGCCCAATGGTGATTATCAAAAATTAGATAATGTCCTACCAAATCAAACTTTGGTTTTAAACCAACACGACGCCTCCTCCATTAAACTTGGCGCTCTTGAATTCCCTTTTACTCCAAAACCCGAAAAAAAGGTTTATGCAGAAGTTTCAACGGAAAAAGGTATAGACTATGAACATAAAGAAATGGATGCGGTAGATTTTAACATACAAAGGATATTGCCGCATAAGCTAACCCAAAATGGTCCTTGTCTTGCCTCTGGGGATTTAAATGGCGACGGTATGGATGACTTCATAGTTGGAAGTTCCGCAAGGTATTCCCCGGTTTTGTTCTTTCAGGACCGTGAAGGAAATTTTTCAAAAAGGGAACTTTTTACGGAAGAAGGGGATAAAAAGTATGAAGAGGAGGCAATTTCCCTTTTTGACTTGGATAACGATGGTGATCTGGATATTTATTTTGTATCAGGAAGCAATGAATTTACCCCTGATGACAGCTATTATCTGGATAGATTATTGATCAACGATGGCAATGGCAATTTTACTCCGGCACCGAACAAATTACCAGAAATCAAGAAAAGCGGATCTGTGGTAGCGGCAAATGATTTTAACCACGACGGTTTTGTAGATCTATTTGTTGGCGGCAGAACCCCTTTCGCAAAATATCCCATTGCCGAAAAAAGCTTTCTCCTTAAAAACGAAAATGGAACTTTAGTGGATGTAACAGATTCAATGGCACCTGAGTTACGGGAAATTGGTATGGTAACCGATGCTACTTGGGCAGATATCGATGGGGACGGCCTAAATGACTTGGTTGTGGTTGGTGAATTTATGCCCATCACCGTTTTCAAGAATAACAACGGAAATTTAACAAAATTGGAGGGAACCGGAATTGAAAATTTATATGGTTTTTGGGAAAGCATAATTGCTAATGATTTCGACAAGGATGGGGACCTGGATTTTATAGTTGGAAATTTAGGGGCAAACAATTTTCACCAACCTTCCCCTGAAAGGCCTACCAAACTGGTATCCAAGGATTTTGACAATAATGGCACAGTAGACCCGGTCATGTTTGGTTACTTAAAATATAGCTTTGACAATCCGGAATTTAGGGCATTTCCTTTAAAGTTTTGGGGCGATTTAAATGGTCAGAGTCCTTTATTCCGTTCTAAATACAATACTTACAAAAGCTTCGCTAAAGCGGATATCAATACCTTGTTCACAGAAGAGGAAATGGAAGGTGCACTAGTATTGACAGGAAATTATGATAGAAGCATTTACTTGGAAAATTTAGGAAATGGTACGTTTAATTACAAAGAGTTACCTTGGGAAACCCAAGTGGCACCAATTAATAGTATCGCCATAACCGATTATAACAATGACGGACATGATGACGTCCTGCTTGTTGGAAACGATTACGGCAATGAGGTATTTATTGGAAAATATGATGCCTCAAACGGGTTTTTATTGGAAGGGGACGGAAAGGGTAATTTTTCTGTTGTAGATATCCAAAAAAGTGGATTTGTAACCCAAGGTGATACCAAGGATATTACCATTGTAAATAATGCCAATGGGGGCAATCCATTCATTGTGGTTTCACAGAACAGGGGCCCGTTAAGGGTTTTTCTTAAAAATGAGTAG
- a CDS encoding FG-GAP repeat domain-containing protein, which translates to MLSVVTSLISCRSKEKKAIALYESYCASCHLLPDIDNLPKHIWKDGILPDMGARMGIKDSAYDPYEGISRMEQFAIVQSGVYPEKPSISIEDWNLLKDYILKMASDSLDMGTVKSPTNIISQFKVQPIVLDSIKGALFTFLKFDSVQKKILTGNLNSRLIHYDPILKKVTKTDRTEQALTSYSKKDTLKYFTYVGYLDPSELPQGSLSVIEPSKRKINRANTQLHRPVHSLVHDFDKDGNDEVVVCEFGDLTGKLTLLSHNGDFNYKDQVILNQPGSTRAMAKDMNKDGLDDLVVLTSQGREGISIFYQEADLKFRMETPIHFSPVYGSSWFEIIDYNNDGYNDIVTVQGDNADKSYVHKPYHGLRIHINDGSNNFEENYFYPMNGATRVVSNDFDQDGDIDFGILSTFPNYNQTPSYSFVYLENKKSDRYLFEPYRMDTSDLGRWMLMDAGDVDQDGDTDIILSAFSYSFTPVPDNLNEAWRKSEVDLLILENNLNP; encoded by the coding sequence TTGCTTTCAGTAGTAACATCCCTAATTTCATGTAGGTCAAAGGAAAAAAAGGCCATCGCACTTTATGAATCCTATTGTGCAAGTTGCCACCTGCTTCCGGACATCGATAACTTACCTAAACATATTTGGAAAGATGGCATTTTACCGGATATGGGCGCGCGTATGGGAATCAAGGACAGTGCTTATGACCCCTATGAGGGTATTTCACGCATGGAACAATTTGCCATTGTTCAGTCCGGGGTGTATCCTGAAAAACCTAGTATATCCATAGAGGATTGGAATTTACTCAAAGACTATATCCTTAAAATGGCCAGTGATTCCCTTGATATGGGCACTGTTAAGTCACCAACCAATATAATATCCCAATTTAAGGTTCAACCAATTGTTCTGGATAGTATCAAGGGGGCACTATTTACATTTTTGAAATTCGATTCGGTTCAAAAAAAAATATTAACTGGAAATCTAAATAGCAGGTTAATTCATTATGACCCTATTCTAAAAAAAGTTACCAAAACAGATCGTACTGAACAGGCACTTACCTCCTACTCTAAAAAGGATACCTTAAAATATTTTACTTATGTGGGATATCTTGACCCTTCCGAGCTACCACAAGGCAGTTTAAGTGTTATCGAGCCAAGCAAAAGAAAAATAAACCGAGCTAATACTCAACTACATAGACCTGTTCATAGCCTTGTCCATGATTTTGACAAGGATGGCAACGACGAAGTTGTGGTCTGTGAATTTGGGGATTTGACAGGGAAACTTACCCTTTTAAGCCATAATGGGGATTTTAATTATAAAGACCAGGTAATATTGAACCAACCAGGAAGTACAAGGGCTATGGCAAAGGACATGAATAAGGATGGCCTGGATGATTTGGTGGTACTAACTTCACAAGGTAGGGAGGGCATCAGCATTTTTTACCAAGAGGCCGATTTAAAATTTAGAATGGAAACCCCCATACACTTTAGTCCGGTTTATGGTTCTAGTTGGTTTGAGATTATTGATTATAATAATGATGGATATAACGACATTGTAACGGTTCAGGGCGATAACGCCGATAAAAGTTATGTTCATAAACCCTATCACGGATTACGAATCCATATCAACGATGGGAGCAATAATTTTGAGGAAAATTATTTTTATCCTATGAACGGTGCTACCAGGGTTGTTTCAAACGATTTTGATCAAGATGGGGATATCGATTTTGGAATCCTATCTACTTTTCCAAATTATAACCAAACACCTTCTTATTCATTTGTCTACCTTGAAAATAAGAAAAGTGATCGATATCTATTTGAGCCTTATCGTATGGACACGAGCGATTTGGGCCGATGGATGTTAATGGATGCGGGAGATGTGGACCAGGACGGAGATACGGATATTATTCTTAGCGCCTTTAGTTATTCTTTCACTCCCGTTCCAGATAATCTCAACGAGGCCTGGAGAAAATCCGAAGTGGATCTCTTGATTCTTGAAAACAATTTAAACCCATGA
- a CDS encoding sulfatase family protein has translation MKLYSLVFFTFSLFFIDTGNSMPNEVAPKKKQPRNVIFILTDDHRYDYMGFTGKVPWLETPNMDKLAREGAYLSNAFVTTSLCSPSRASILTGMFSHSHTIVDNQAPDPGNLTYFPQYLEKAGYQTSFFGKWHMGDHGDEPQPGFTHWESFPGQGVYYNPTLNINGERISYKDSTYITDLLTDHAIGWLEKRDRKKPFFMYLSHKAVHAGFQPAKRHKGKYKGKRIDLPTTYEQTKTGAYRDLKWPQWVADQRVSWHGVDYMYHENRDIHEMVVDYCETLLGVDESIGTVMDYLKREGLDESTLVIYMGDNGFSWGEHGLIDKRHFYEESVKVPLLVRCPELFQGGIRPEQMVQNIDIGPTVLAEAGVKQPEHMPGTSFIPILTGENNENIRKEVFYEYYWEYDFPMTPTVFGMRTDKYKYMKYHGIWDRNELYDLENDPEEMYNLIADPDKQEIAKSMSAAIYDWLEETGGMQIPLKRTVKYRFGDYKHKNEH, from the coding sequence ATGAAATTATATTCACTAGTTTTTTTTACCTTCTCTTTGTTTTTTATTGATACTGGAAATTCCATGCCCAATGAAGTGGCTCCTAAAAAAAAGCAACCAAGGAACGTAATTTTCATTCTTACAGATGATCATCGCTATGATTACATGGGTTTTACAGGAAAAGTTCCTTGGTTGGAAACTCCAAATATGGATAAGCTTGCCAGGGAAGGAGCTTATTTGTCCAATGCCTTTGTAACAACTTCCCTGTGCTCCCCCAGCAGGGCATCTATTTTGACGGGTATGTTTTCCCATAGTCACACCATAGTGGACAATCAGGCACCGGATCCGGGCAACCTTACTTATTTTCCACAATATTTAGAGAAGGCCGGATACCAAACCAGTTTTTTTGGTAAATGGCATATGGGTGACCATGGGGATGAACCACAACCCGGATTTACGCATTGGGAGAGTTTTCCAGGTCAGGGTGTATATTACAACCCCACCTTGAACATTAACGGAGAAAGAATATCCTACAAGGACTCCACATATATTACAGATCTTTTGACCGATCATGCTATCGGGTGGCTTGAAAAAAGGGACAGGAAAAAGCCCTTTTTCATGTACCTCTCCCATAAAGCGGTTCATGCCGGATTTCAGCCGGCCAAAAGGCACAAGGGAAAGTACAAAGGAAAACGGATTGACCTTCCAACAACCTATGAGCAAACAAAAACAGGCGCTTATCGTGACCTAAAATGGCCACAATGGGTAGCGGACCAAAGGGTAAGCTGGCACGGTGTGGATTATATGTACCATGAAAATAGGGATATCCATGAAATGGTGGTGGATTATTGCGAAACACTTTTGGGTGTTGATGAGAGTATAGGTACTGTGATGGACTATTTAAAAAGGGAAGGTTTGGACGAATCGACCTTGGTTATTTATATGGGCGACAATGGTTTTAGTTGGGGGGAACACGGATTGATCGATAAACGTCATTTTTATGAGGAGTCCGTAAAAGTGCCTTTATTGGTGCGTTGTCCGGAATTGTTCCAGGGTGGTATCCGTCCGGAGCAAATGGTACAGAATATTGACATTGGACCCACAGTTTTGGCCGAAGCAGGAGTAAAGCAACCTGAGCACATGCCGGGTACTTCGTTTATTCCCATTCTCACTGGGGAGAACAATGAAAATATCCGAAAAGAGGTGTTTTATGAATATTACTGGGAATACGATTTTCCAATGACCCCCACTGTTTTTGGGATGAGAACCGACAAATATAAATACATGAAGTACCATGGTATTTGGGATCGTAATGAATTGTATGACCTGGAAAACGATCCGGAGGAAATGTATAACCTCATTGCAGATCCCGATAAACAGGAGATAGCAAAATCGATGTCCGCCGCCATATATGATTGGTTGGAAGAAACTGGAGGGATGCAGATTCCTTTAAAGCGGACCGTGAAGTACCGCTTTGGCGATTACAAACATAAGAATGAGCATTAA
- a CDS encoding carboxylesterase family protein, with protein sequence MLKYSFFLFLVLLINSCASQPSYTLVDEKLETSVKETLKYYLYYPPEYELEPEKKFPVLLFLHGGGEVAEDLGPNERIPPPSLILQGKEFPFLILAPENSYAKSWWNTRAVKQLLDSVVSKNRIDRNRIYLSGISRGGGAAWEMAVQYPETFAAMAVVCGMTPLPYASWINKKMPIWVFHGEDDAVIPVEESESMVNKLKEFGYDVRFTKYENVGHDAWSKAYATEELYDWFLRQKLNN encoded by the coding sequence TTGCTCAAATATAGCTTCTTTCTTTTCCTTGTCCTTTTAATAAATAGTTGTGCTTCACAGCCTAGTTATACATTGGTGGACGAGAAGTTGGAGACATCGGTAAAGGAAACCTTAAAGTATTACCTGTACTATCCACCGGAATACGAATTGGAACCCGAAAAGAAATTCCCAGTTTTGTTGTTCCTGCATGGTGGGGGAGAGGTGGCCGAAGATTTAGGTCCCAACGAAAGAATTCCGCCGCCAAGCCTTATTTTACAAGGGAAAGAATTTCCGTTTTTGATTTTAGCTCCTGAAAATTCCTATGCGAAAAGTTGGTGGAATACCCGGGCCGTAAAACAGCTCTTGGATTCCGTGGTTTCAAAAAACCGTATCGATAGGAATAGGATTTACCTATCCGGGATAAGTCGTGGCGGAGGTGCGGCTTGGGAGATGGCGGTCCAATATCCAGAAACTTTTGCTGCCATGGCAGTTGTTTGTGGGATGACCCCGTTGCCCTATGCTTCATGGATCAATAAGAAAATGCCTATTTGGGTTTTCCATGGCGAAGACGATGCGGTGATTCCGGTCGAAGAATCCGAGTCCATGGTGAATAAACTCAAGGAGTTTGGGTACGATGTCCGTTTTACAAAATATGAAAATGTAGGCCATGATGCTTGGTCAAAAGCGTACGCAACAGAAGAACTTTATGATTGGTTTTTGAGGCAAAAATTAAATAATTGA